The Sabethes cyaneus chromosome 3, idSabCyanKW18_F2, whole genome shotgun sequence DNA window AATAATCTATCCCATTCGACTGACTATCTCCGTTCAAATTTCAAAGACGAATGACGGAAGCGCTCTGTCCCAAGATGGAATGAGGAGGGCGTATGCGGACATGCGCATATCATAACTTTGAGATGCAGTCACTCATCGACTAAAATGAGTGCCGGGTTATCAATGCTTGTAGAGGAAAGCATCGTACCTTGGTACAAAATCGATGACATGGTGTTTTTTGATCCTCTGCTTATTTGATCGGTGAGCCTCAACTAAGTAAAATCTTACGTATGCCTCATATGCATAGCTAATTGCTATTTGTAATATAAGCATCTTAACTTAATTTCCATTCCGACTTTCGTTTAATCTCGGatggcaaagaaaaaaaatactttaaaGGATAATTCAATAGAATAAGGTTTCCTTAAATCCTGGTTTAaggagaaaccgaaagtggctaacgttattgtgttagtgcgacaaacactgtactatacatctcatgtgttcggtaaaaatccaaacgtttatttgaatgttgcataagTATTGGTAAtacatgtcaaatagcggagcttgcaaacataaacacagctgatccgcagccaaccgcacagactacgaacatcccgaaatatagtttgtttttttttttatcaagatATTCCGATGCATTTAGGATtgccagcagcaactgaatgaTGCATAGGTTCAATAGGAtggttaattaatccgtttgcattgaaggccagtttttgattcctgatcagcgtttgtttacatcactctaagcttatcgatgcggtaaaagttgaaagctctttaaaagctcattgatgtggcgaaactttgagaccgttTTGCtgttttcggaaatcgctagtgcaacgaaatatgtgcgcaaccaaatatttattaactaattccagattatacgttttatgaacacgtaatgatctattcttcttcttcttcttcttcagcagcattgagccggggtggctcgtgctgtttcaagcactcgtctccattcaactcggtcttgggccactcgtcgccaatttcctagtcgtctcagaagtcgcaaatcgctttcgacctggtcgagccatcgtgcacgttgggcccccctgttcctggtgccggtggggttgttgaagaggaccgttttcatcgcactgtcgtccggcatccttacgacgtgtccggcccaccgtagcctgctaactttcgctagatgtacgatgggagtctccccaagcagtgcctgtagctcgtgattcatacgcctccgccactctccgctttcagtttgtactccgccaaatatcgtccgcagcactttccgctcaaacacggcaagggcgcgtatgtcctccgtaagcagcgtcacggcttcaagtccataaagaactaccggtctaataatggttttgtacattgttagcctcgtgcggcggcgtatgcttcctgatcgtagcgttttacgaagggcaaagtaggcccgatttcccgcttggatgcgccgctggatctccttactagtgttgttgtccgcggtcaccagcgatcccaaatacacgaactgtTCTACCacctctagttcgtcgccgtcaacggttaccgtccgtgggaggcgcgcatttgtttcctttgagcctcttcctttcatgtatttggtcttcgacgcatttatttttagtccaattctcctagactccgctttcagtctggcgtagattgcctccgccgtcgcaaagttcctggcaatgatatcgaagtcatctgcaaagcctagaagttggctactcttggtaaaaatcgtgcctctcgtttcaatgcttgctcgtcggatcaccccctcaagagcgatgttgaacagcatgcaggatagaccgtcaccttgtctcaaccctcgtcgcgtctcgaagggactcgagagtgtcccagagatgcgtacgaaacacatcactcgatccaatgtagctctgatcagtcgcgtcagtttgtccggaaaaccgtattcgtgcattatctgccatagcttatctcgatcgactgtatcgtatgctgctttgaaatcgataaagatgtgatgcgtgggcacgttgtactcccgacatttctgcaagatctgtcggatagtaaacatttggtccgcagttgcgcgagcccccatgaaacccgcctgataattccctacgaaaccttgtgctatcggtgacagccggcgtaacaggatctgggagagtaccttgtaggcggcgtttaccagcgtaataccacgatagttgcagcagtctagccgatcaccctttttgtagatgggacaaaccactccttccatcaaatcctccggtagcttttcctcctcccaaatcctcgaaataacccagtgtagagcctttgctagcgtttccccgccatgtttataaagctctgccggtaggcggtccttcccagcggctttattggtcttcagcaacctgatttctcgtttgacttcttggagatcaggtgctaggacatcactatcttccatgggcgctcctaggttaatttccgttccgcctccttctgcgacttcgccattgaggtgttcatcgaagaactgcttccatctgtcgaccacctcgcgcttgttTGATTAGATTccttccctcgtccctacacatgtcaggtttcggtgtgtagcccttccgagtttggttcaccttctcataaaacttgcgcgtgtcattagctcggaatagttgctctaattcttcacgatctctgtcctccttttggcgcttttttctcctcaggatcgtggtcaactggttcctagctcgtcggtatttggccaggttctctctagtgtcaatcattttgtgtactccgaggcccaatacctagtgccgcggtagcggcctctccgatggccgagcgtattctgccccaaccgtcttcgaggtttgaagcacctaactcctcggaagaaggcagtgcctcattcagtactcgcgcgtagttctcggcagcttgtgggtagctgcctgatgttcagccgaggagggcggctttgacgtgtccggtatacggtggacagctttgagcgcacatgtaccgctactaggtaatggtcagaatcaatatccgcaccccgacgggagcgtacgttcgtgatgttagagaagaaccggccctctatgagaacgtggtcaatttggttcattgtacgttggtcaggtgatctccaggtggctttgtggatatccttgcgcgggaaaaaggtacttcggatcaccaggcctcgggaagctgcgaagtttatacatcgttggccgttatcgtttgtgtcggtgtgcagactatggggtccgaccaccggtctatacatttcttccctaccgacctgggcgttcatatccccgatgacgatcttgacgtcccgtgacgagcagctgtcgtacgttgcctccagcctcgcgtagaacgcttctttctcatcgtcgggtctaccttcgtgcgggcagtgcacgttaatgatgctataattgaagaaacggccctttatcctcaatacacacattctctcgttgatcgccttccaatctatcacgcgatcctgcattccgcccagcactacaaagcccgttcccagttcgttggtagcgccaccgctctggtaaaactgggcctttccgccacggatcttccataccttctctcctttgcgacagatttcctgcagagctacgatgccgagtttgcggggttccagctgttcaatcagcacccgctcgcaacctgcgaaatttagcgatctgcagttccaagtcccgagtctccattcgtcgtccttatttcgtcgcctaggtcgatgccgaatattccgctccgaatatgcttgaatgttgttagttaagtttagtttagatgtgtagccgtactggggcaacactaccgagtctcgcgatggggctgccatctcatagtgccgagacgcactatacctccttcccggttagtatacgaccttagtttccaccggggttggttacccgatctccgctaaggttgctcgtattccggctggtaccacgaggaggtcgggatcggagttgctggataagaggctaacgacaactatggggtctatattccgcattatctagccgtttaccaatcatgtaatgatctatatgatcagttaaattcattttacattagcaattatgttttgctgagcgtttgttgatatatagcggatcgataaatgaaatgacaaattttaggaaattataacagcactggaagcactgattacgtggcgaaagcgtacgctgccaatacagatgcatttttaaggtagAAAACAAGACATGCATCGAAAGgcagccatttatccagccatctttgagccattttcgggtTCCTCTAAAGTTACACCTGTACAGACCAAATTTGacagcgttatcagttgatttgcggcTGCCATAGTTCAGCAACTACGCTccatgctttgttcgtactgccagctccacccctGGGCTTGGTATGAGAGATCCATATATTTGACGTCATCGCTTATTTTGTTGGCGTGAGAAGTAAAGTACCTGATCCCCTGCCAGTCGTTGTCGTCCAGCATCATGCAGGTCTCGTCATCCATTATGACCGCTTCAGTTTTTGTTGCACTTTGCGGTCGCGTAGCACCGTCGAACGGCCGGAGGAATCGCCTATATCCGGCGGACATGAAATACCACACGATGATCAACTTTTTCGCTCCGAGGTGGAGTCGGCCCTTCGAACAAAGCATTGAGCAACCTGCACATTGTGCCAACTGCTCATTGAGGAACAACAGAAGATTAACATTCGATTTCTCGTGCGACTGCTTCTTGACGTGGACCATTTTGTTACACTTTTACTCCTACGTAATCGAAAGAGCACAATGGGAAAATGAGTGTGTAAGAAAGTGCTTCTCTATGATTCCATTCTCATGGTGTGGATGGATTTCTTAACGGTTGCAGCCATTCTGCTCAATGTGATGATGCGAAAAGATACACTTGGTCGACAATAAGTGAGAAAATAATAAGGCTGTCCAACCAAGAACGCAAGTTTCATTGCGGGTTTCTTTTGTCATAAaagtcatcataagagtatGATAAAACCTGAATTGTTGCTTTGATggtgctggtggtggtggtggagagagagagcgagagagagaggctATTAAACTAATCTCGCACCTCACATGAAaaaatacaggtcggactcgtttatccgggtgaaaaaaattttcaaccGTGATTTTTATCGGGAGGTTTTCCACCACTCTTACCAATAACGTTTAAAATCACTACAATGTATTTTGCCGTGTTTTGATGATTCATAATGTTTTCTGTTTGGTTGCTTCAAATGATTACATAAGAATTACCATTTTGTTAACCGATAACGAACGATTGACTGTCACAGAGATGCAGACCGGAGGAAATTGTTATTTTATGTCGTAACGCGTTTTGTATAATTATTGTTCCATAATTGCGCAAACAGCTTTCTGCACTTTACAATACACGTGTCATACATCAACTCGAGAAAAAACGCCACAAGACCTCCACCCAATCCCATGGCGAGTAGCAGAAATGCTCCTAGAAGATGTGTTGGTTGAAGTTTTACCGGTCCAGAGCTTTCCCGGTGTCGCGATGTACCGATGGACAGCTGAACGTTGTAGTCTTCGTAGATGGACACAACCTGTAGGAGAGTATAAATGTAATCAAAAGACAGGGCAAGCATTTCTGCCGTACCTGTTGTTCCCAGTAGCGTTGGATGCCGctttgaaaaattaccaaaatcagTTCATCCAAATGTTGCATCATTGGCCATGTTTTTGTAGACATTGCTACACAATTTTCCCAGTAAATATCTTCTATCATGTAATGATATTCGTAGGACGACTTCTCATCGATGTACTCGCCTATAGCGAAATGACCGTAAGGCAATCGCTCGATACTGAAAGCAAGCTCTTGTTGCAACGCTCGTGAGTGTAGAAACTCCTTAGGGTGGGTTTCGAAGTTGTGTAGCAACTTTATAACTGTTGGTTGCGTTGCCATCAGTATAGAGAAAATCCACGCATCATGAGTAGATGCCCAGTGTAGGTTACTATCCGCAAGATCCTGAACGGTGTTAATTGGAGGCTCATAACGCGGAATGGTCATTATGCTAGACAATCCTCCGCTGTATGTATTTCCTACCATAAGACCCACGAATAGCAAAGATCCCATCAAAATCATCTGAGAGACAAACTGGCTTCTATTAATTCTCAGAAGAACAGTTTGAAGGATGAATATGCAGCCGATAACCATAAATGATTCGCAGAGGTCCACTGGACGAttctaaaataataatattatcaaGCGCTCCTTTCATATCTGTTTCTAGTTTTACAACTTACGAGTTTTAGTAACAAATTTTGCACAATATATTCTGTGAAAACAGACACAAGACTAACAACCGCAAACGTTGTTATCACGGCAATCCACAGATTAATCGAAAACGGTAGAATCGGTGTCATCCAGCTGCTGAGCAGCTTCGGCTTTGGTGTAATACAAGTAACGCCCGTTCTCGAAATTGGCTTCGATAGTGTAAGAAATTGGTTTTCGTGGAACCACGAGTACAAAGCTCCGACGCCAATATCAGCGCGTCGTTCCACGACCGCTCCAATAATTCCATTTCCGGTCCGATTATCGAATATCTCTCCCCATTCGCCTGCTTCATCCAATGATATTTCTAAGCTGCAGTTGAATTTTGCACAAAACTCTAGAAATATTCGAGACTCGGTTCCATCAACGTACAGTACTGGTTTGCCATCGTGGAGTACGTTAGAAATTTGATTGGGTTGGATCA harbors:
- the LOC128739612 gene encoding uncharacterized protein LOC128739612 codes for the protein MLNVSDFNSTATLNYGVSSLLNVVVFQYFANLFTTCIIRSVTERQLFDGFTSSYPIIWSDIEESNDDVILANIENGCQSFILTEKSAIDFLDRFHTVHDQANQRFANKYVIVLLNQQSEKSLLDRIVHHQAILDIPRLLIVYSKEDDQIDLITTTYNTRGPDRDIIVLDSFVPSQNKFLQGNDLFPDKIRDLNGLFVRLAIFNYSPYTLWNVIQPNQISNVLHDGKPVLYVDGTESRIFLEFCAKFNCSLEISLDEAGEWGEIFDNRTGNGIIGAVVERRADIGVGALYSWFHENQFLTLSKPISRTGVTCITPKPKLLSSWMTPILPFSINLWIAVITTFAVVSLVSVFTEYIVQNLLLKLNRPVDLCESFMVIGCIFILQTVLLRINRSQFVSQMILMGSLLFVGLMVGNTYSGGLSSIMTIPRYEPPINTVQDLADSNLHWASTHDAWIFSILMATQPTVIKLLHNFETHPKEFLHSRALQQELAFSIERLPYGHFAIGEYIDEKSSYEYHYMIEDIYWENCVAMSTKTWPMMQHLDELILVIFQSGIQRYWEQQVVSIYEDYNVQLSIGTSRHRESSGPVKLQPTHLLGAFLLLAMGLGGGLVAFFLELMYDTCIVKCRKLFAQLWNNNYTKRVTT